In Candidatus Contubernalis alkalaceticus, the following proteins share a genomic window:
- the ilvE gene encoding branched-chain-amino-acid transaminase: MKELIYLDGNLVPQEEAKVSVFDHGYLYGDGVFEGIRVYNGRVFKLTEHLIRLYESAKSIMLEIYLNIEELEAAVLKTVAINNLQDAYIRIVVSRGVGDLGLDPRKCPKSTIVIIASKISIFPKEHYEKGLKVVTVATRRNIPDALDPKVKSLNYLNNILVKIEANQAGVLEAIMFNNSGYITEGSGDNIFIVRRGKIITPPTYVGALEGITRECVMELAQEMGYTVLEQPFTRHDLYIASECFLTGTAAEVIPVIDVDGRIIGEGRPGEITCNIMKTFHKYVLSNGTPVYP; this comes from the coding sequence GTGAAAGAGCTTATTTATCTTGATGGAAATTTAGTGCCCCAGGAGGAAGCAAAAGTATCTGTTTTTGACCACGGATATCTTTACGGGGATGGTGTTTTTGAGGGAATTAGGGTTTATAACGGCAGGGTTTTTAAATTGACGGAACATCTAATTCGGCTCTATGAATCGGCCAAGTCCATTATGTTGGAGATTTATTTAAACATAGAGGAGCTGGAGGCGGCGGTCTTAAAAACTGTGGCTATTAATAATCTACAGGATGCTTATATTCGTATTGTGGTATCCCGGGGGGTAGGAGATTTGGGACTGGATCCCAGGAAATGTCCTAAGTCCACCATTGTGATTATTGCCAGCAAAATATCAATTTTCCCCAAAGAGCACTATGAAAAGGGATTAAAGGTGGTAACCGTTGCTACCCGACGTAACATTCCCGATGCTCTGGATCCAAAAGTTAAGTCCTTAAACTATCTAAATAATATTCTTGTAAAAATAGAGGCTAACCAGGCAGGAGTCCTGGAGGCTATCATGTTCAACAACTCCGGTTATATCACTGAGGGTTCGGGGGACAATATATTTATCGTACGCCGGGGTAAAATTATTACACCTCCTACCTATGTGGGTGCGCTGGAGGGCATTACCCGGGAGTGTGTTATGGAACTGGCCCAGGAAATGGGATATACGGTTTTAGAACAGCCTTTTACCCGTCATGATCTATATATTGCCTCGGAATGTTTTCTCACCGGCACTGCTGCTGAAGTAATTCCCGTTATTGATGTAGACGGGCGGATCATAGGAGAAGGCAGGCCCGGAGAAATTACCTGTAATATTATGAAAACCTTTCACAAGTATGTATTGAGCAATGGTACGCCGGTTTATCCATAA